In the Halarsenatibacter silvermanii genome, TTTCCGGGGGAGAAGCCCAGAGAGTGGCTGTAGCCCGGGCTTTAATTTTTGAACCGGATGTTCTGCTGCTCGATGAGCCAACTTCCAATCTGGATCCCACCAATATCAGCATAATCGAAGACAAAATAAAACAGTACAGCGAAGAGAAACATAAAGCAATCCTGATGGTTACTCATAATATATTTCAGGCCAGGAGGCTGGCTGACCGTGTAGGTCTGATGCATCGGGGTTGTTTTATCGAGGTTAAAGATAAGGATACATTTTTTTCTTCGCCGGAAAATGAACTGACCGAGAGATTTTTAGAAGGAGATCTGCTGAATAAGGAGACCTGCTGAACTGAAGACAGGAAGATCCTACAGGAAGATGCTAATGTAAAGACAGATTAAAATATCAGACAGATTAAAATATCATTGGAGTTAACTCACATATTATGGAGGGAAGGCAATGAAAGAGTCCAACAGCAAGAGCAAGCAGCAGCCCCAAAACTGGTCGGATTTTCGTTTTACGGCAGAAGAGGCCGCCGGTGCTGTAGGTGATTTCGGCACTTTATTCCCCATAATTATCGGGGTGGCGGTAGTTACCGGACTGGATTTAGGACCTATTTTGTTATTTATGGGGTTGGCCTATCTGGCCACCGGTTTATATTATCGGCTTCCCATGCCGGTTGAGCCGATGAAATCTATTGGGGCGGTGGCGATCGCCGGAGAATTAAGCGCCGGTGAGATCAGAAGTGCCGGTATTATGATGGGAATTATTCTTCTGGCTCTGGGATTCGGCGGCTGGATCTCTATCCTGCGCGAAAAAATTCCCGGCTGGCTGATCCGGGGCATCCAGCTGGGTCTGGCAGCAATTCTGCTCCAGCAGTCACTGGCTTTTATTCTCAGCGATCCGGTTCTGGGCACTATTTCTGCCCTGATCATAGTCGGGTTTACCTTTTTGCCTATTTTAGATATATCTTCCCTGGTGGTTCTGGGTATCGGCATTATAATAGGTTTTCGTACCCTGGGAGGTATCCCTCTGCATATCATCTCCTTATCACCGCCAGCACTCCCCGGCCTGGAAACCTTTTT is a window encoding:
- a CDS encoding putative sulfate/molybdate transporter, which gives rise to MKESNSKSKQQPQNWSDFRFTAEEAAGAVGDFGTLFPIIIGVAVVTGLDLGPILLFMGLAYLATGLYYRLPMPVEPMKSIGAVAIAGELSAGEIRSAGIMMGIILLALGFGGWISILREKIPGWLIRGIQLGLAAILLQQSLAFILSDPVLGTISALIIVGFTFLPILDISSLVVLGIGIIIGFRTLGGIPLHIISLSPPALPGLETFLPGLIRGTFPQLPLTVGNAVLATSLMITDLFNKNVAEEKLVKSMGAFCLLFVPLGGFPMCHGAGGLAAQYRFGARTGGSNLISGTILLIMGIFFASPRLIEFFPYGVLGALLVFSALQLARSGKQTDRPVLSLLTAGLALLADIGIAFLVMAAISAIYGFYKKQIKTW